The Xenopus laevis strain J_2021 chromosome 7S, Xenopus_laevis_v10.1, whole genome shotgun sequence genome includes a window with the following:
- the LOC108697260 gene encoding C-type lectin domain family 11 member A: MDLLCYEKMLLERLLLGALCMSLIPSILAQEETAAKPLGLGNITESVVIIEKRGDTPDVIIDTYLRKIFFGNEEVTVPPPDSPHILPNTDAPQNHDVKRVFILQNGKHIEQDIEKEEEAEEEEDEIGENEKEDDKLEDSVPTIASQPSTTAHLDDNFNYFMSRLSAIESAIHRLNVQFFGLNVKVNQMSQSLSTIRTKLVDVEDNIATVSELNLRNQRQIGQIEGCFKGRRLLRKCYLIFQHFENYETAQKLCHSRGGNLAMPIDEQEYAALAKYIHDSFFPFNWHIWIGINDLHTEGMYQYENGHRVSFFNWYKDQMIVQPNGRTLENCVSVTSIDGKWWDHDCSRRMFYVCEY, encoded by the exons ATGGACCTTCTCTGTTATGAGAAAATGCTCTTGGAAAGATTGTTACTGGGTGCATTGTGCATGAGCCTAATCCCCAGCATCCTGGCGCAAGAGGAGACAGCAGCAAAACCACTTGGACTGGGGAACATTACAGAATCGGTGGTTATCATTGAGAAACGAGGGGACACGCCAGATGTCATTATAGATACATATCTGCGAAAG ATCTTTTTCGGAAATGAAGAGGTAACTGTTCCACCACCAGATAGCCCTCATATACTGCCCAACACTGATGCTCCCCAAAACCATGATGTTAaaagagtttttattttacaaaatggaaAGCATATTGAGCAAGATatagagaaagaagaagaagcagaagaagaagaggatgagataggagaaaatgaaaaagaagatGATAAACTGGAAGACAGTGTCCCAACAATTGCATCTCAGCCATCAACAACTGCTCATCTGGAtgataattttaattatttca TGTCCCGACTAAGTGCCATAGAGTCTGCAATCCATCGTCTTAATGTCCAGTTCTTTGGCCTTAACGTCAAGGTGAACCAGATGTCACAAAGCCTTTCAACTATACGGACGAAACTGGTCGATGTAGAAGACAACATTGCAACTGTTTCTGAACTGAATTTAAGGAACCAGAGACAAATTGGACAGATTGAAG GTTGTTTTAAAGGGAGGAGACTCTTAAGAAAGTGTTATCTTATTTTTCAACACTTTGAAAATTATGAAACAGCCCAAAAGCTTTGCCACAGTCGTGGGGGCAACCTGGCCATGCCGATCGATGAGCAGGAGTATGCCGCTCTGGCAAAATATATCCACGATTCATTCTTTCCTTTCAACTGGCATATATGGATTGGAATTAATGATCTGCACACAGAAGGAATGTACCAATATGAAAATGGCCATCGCGTTTCATTCTTCAACTGGTACAAAGATCAGATGATCGTACAGCCCAACGGAAGGACCCTGGAGAACTGTGTTTCTGTCACATCCATTGACGGCAAGTGGTGGGATCATGACTGCTCTCGGAGAATGTTCTATGTCTGCGAGTATTAA